One part of the Desulfonema ishimotonii genome encodes these proteins:
- a CDS encoding tetratricopeptide repeat protein, giving the protein MKTNGLKLTVALILPVFGWLSLSGCVSRGLTGGKNGKAAGWVHHFSVPENGDRYYYFIRSQLMLRRGDLDRSVDLIKKAIDEDPGSAHLKTELASLYLRQRKPKEALEIVEKMLQEKPDDVASLVLYGKLKQGLKDIEGAKEAYERILDIDPEQKEIYLRLGSLYVEEGDFDNAFRVYDQLVQYFPDSYVGYFFIGKIYMERGKLRKAEKAFLRTLELEPDLEEPRFELLNIYETQGKERQVVRLYQELLEEDPDNIRASVGLGYFYYNIGKLKSADAIFKKLGAESDENPEIVRAVIQIYIEQKRYDAAVIVLEGMLKGAPDSSDLHYIAGVAFDGIKDDNMVLRHFKKVLPDSRFYQSATVHMAYLYQERKETRQGIAFLEDVVRQSPENVEFMIYLASFYEEAGEFQNAIRVLEKGIAAEPENPRLYFRIGVIYDKQGLKPDSINAMKKVIQLDAKNANALNYLGYTYADMGQNLEEAEQLIREALKYKPEDGYIIDSLGWVFFKKGEYKEALKHLKKAVKFVPDDPVILEHIGDTYRRLGDQKNALKYYKKSRANREPGDSEAIRKIEQKISE; this is encoded by the coding sequence ATGAAAACAAATGGTTTAAAACTGACTGTCGCCTTAATTCTCCCCGTTTTCGGCTGGCTTTCCCTGTCAGGCTGCGTCTCCAGAGGCCTGACAGGGGGAAAGAACGGAAAGGCGGCCGGATGGGTTCATCACTTTTCCGTCCCTGAAAACGGAGACCGGTATTATTATTTCATCCGCAGCCAGCTGATGCTCCGCCGGGGGGATCTGGACAGGTCCGTTGATCTGATTAAAAAAGCCATTGATGAGGATCCGGGGTCCGCACACCTGAAGACAGAGCTGGCCTCGCTATACCTGCGCCAGAGAAAGCCGAAGGAAGCGCTTGAGATCGTAGAGAAAATGCTTCAGGAAAAGCCCGATGACGTGGCGTCTCTGGTTCTGTACGGAAAGCTGAAGCAGGGACTGAAGGATATCGAAGGGGCGAAAGAGGCCTATGAGCGCATTCTGGATATCGACCCGGAGCAGAAGGAAATTTACCTGCGCCTGGGGTCTCTGTATGTGGAAGAGGGGGATTTCGATAATGCGTTCCGGGTGTATGACCAGCTGGTTCAGTATTTTCCGGATTCCTATGTCGGCTATTTCTTCATCGGCAAGATTTATATGGAGCGGGGAAAACTCAGAAAAGCTGAAAAGGCGTTTCTGAGAACCCTGGAACTGGAACCCGATCTGGAGGAACCCCGCTTTGAACTTCTGAATATCTATGAAACACAGGGCAAAGAGCGGCAGGTCGTCCGGCTCTATCAGGAACTGCTTGAGGAAGATCCTGACAATATCCGGGCATCCGTGGGGCTGGGATATTTTTATTATAATATCGGAAAACTGAAAAGTGCGGATGCCATTTTTAAAAAGCTGGGGGCCGAGAGCGATGAAAACCCGGAGATCGTCCGGGCAGTGATTCAGATCTATATTGAGCAGAAGCGATATGATGCCGCAGTGATCGTCCTTGAGGGAATGCTGAAGGGTGCGCCCGACAGCTCGGATCTCCATTATATTGCCGGTGTCGCCTTTGACGGTATTAAAGACGATAATATGGTGTTGCGCCACTTTAAGAAGGTGTTGCCGGACTCCCGTTTTTATCAGAGCGCCACCGTACATATGGCGTATCTCTATCAGGAACGGAAAGAGACCCGGCAGGGGATCGCGTTTCTGGAGGATGTGGTCAGGCAGTCCCCGGAAAATGTCGAATTTATGATCTATCTGGCCTCTTTTTACGAGGAGGCCGGGGAGTTTCAAAATGCGATCCGGGTGCTGGAAAAGGGCATTGCCGCAGAACCTGAAAATCCCAGACTCTATTTCCGAATCGGCGTTATTTACGACAAACAGGGACTGAAGCCGGATTCCATTAACGCCATGAAAAAGGTGATCCAGCTGGACGCCAAAAATGCCAATGCGCTCAATTACCTCGGTTATACCTATGCGGATATGGGCCAAAACCTGGAGGAGGCCGAGCAGCTGATCCGCGAAGCCCTGAAATACAAACCCGAAGACGGATATATTATCGACAGCCTGGGCTGGGTTTTTTTTAAGAAGGGCGAGTACAAAGAGGCCCTGAAACACCTGAAAAAAGCTGTGAAATTTGTCCCGGATGATCCGGTGATTTTGGAGCATATCGGCGATACCTACCGCCGACTGGGGGATCAGAAGAATGCCCTGAAGTATTACAAAAAATCACGGGCCAACCGGGAGCCGGGGGACAGCGAGGCTATCCGCAAAATTGAGCAGAAGATCAGCGAATGA
- a CDS encoding DUF4292 domain-containing protein yields MNRKDVLTGLRFYEMLLAVVILCLFSACAGLTPEVPSPVISDEARQMLSMLHTRNLKLMTFKGIGKATLWEADRRQIIRLAWIGAVPEKLRVSLLNVSGQSVGGFSADGEHFYAVSHTEKRLYRVSNSNPELKKIIRIPIRTRTLIQLLTGRIPVAAHTVAAVIPAQVGEGRILVLKSRRGRILEQIYLNRDMTTVSKLELFDADGDFKFRVRFDRMTSVKNYRIPFKISVSNEDTRFQLLIDRYWTDMPISPDAFVLTDPEK; encoded by the coding sequence ATGAACCGGAAAGACGTCCTGACAGGGCTGCGATTTTATGAGATGCTTCTGGCGGTGGTCATTTTATGTCTCTTCTCCGCATGTGCGGGCCTTACCCCTGAAGTGCCGTCTCCGGTTATTTCAGATGAAGCCCGGCAGATGCTTTCAATGTTGCACACCCGGAACCTGAAGCTGATGACGTTCAAGGGGATCGGGAAAGCGACCCTCTGGGAGGCGGATCGCCGACAGATCATCCGGCTGGCGTGGATCGGTGCTGTTCCTGAAAAGCTGAGGGTGTCGCTTCTCAATGTATCCGGCCAGTCTGTCGGGGGCTTTTCCGCAGATGGTGAGCATTTTTATGCGGTTTCTCATACGGAAAAACGCCTGTACAGAGTTTCAAACAGCAATCCGGAGCTGAAAAAGATCATCCGCATCCCCATCCGCACCCGCACCCTGATACAGCTGCTGACCGGCCGCATACCGGTGGCCGCGCACACGGTGGCAGCGGTGATTCCCGCGCAGGTCGGAGAAGGGAGGATACTGGTGCTGAAGAGCAGGCGGGGCCGGATTCTCGAACAGATTTATCTGAACCGGGATATGACCACAGTCAGCAAACTGGAGCTTTTTGACGCTGACGGGGATTTTAAGTTCCGTGTACGCTTTGACAGGATGACATCTGTAAAGAATTACCGGATTCCGTTTAAAATATCGGTTTCCAACGAAGACACCCGCTTTCAGCTTCTCATAGACCGATACTGGACAGATATGCCGATCTCTCCCGATGCCTTTGTGCTGACAGACCCTGAGAAATAA
- a CDS encoding deoxyguanosinetriphosphate triphosphohydrolase family protein, which produces MNSLDTIRAALNAREASYLSAIAARSQDGIRRTCPTRPDTEYRQAFSLDADRVLHSLAYTRYIDKTQVFYLVKNDHITHRVLHVQLVSKIARTIGRFLGLNEDLIEAIALGHDIGHPPFGHEGEHVLSELCRAGGIGHFCHNVQSVQFLDRVERKGRGWNLCLQTLDGILCHDGEVHNQRLTPEWKKTFDTLDAEISGKTSDPEKVLTPMTMEGCVVRLSDTVAYIGRDIEDAIRLNLIRRSDLPVESTALLGDTNGKIVYNLVTDIIRTSFRQPCVAFSREVSEALKRLKQFNYERIYLNPRIKQQSDVIHRLFEMLFERYLTDLRRTNRDSVIFTHFLENMAGTYMEAHANEEIVRDFIAGMTDSYFLRQCPEEMRPGDLTF; this is translated from the coding sequence ATGAACAGTCTGGACACCATACGTGCTGCTTTGAACGCGCGGGAGGCCTCATATCTCTCAGCTATTGCGGCCCGGAGCCAGGACGGTATCCGGCGTACCTGTCCAACCCGTCCCGATACGGAATACCGACAGGCCTTTTCTCTGGATGCGGACCGGGTGCTTCATTCCCTGGCATATACCCGCTATATTGACAAGACCCAGGTGTTTTACCTGGTTAAAAATGACCACATCACCCACCGGGTGCTTCACGTTCAGCTGGTGTCGAAAATCGCCCGGACCATCGGCAGATTTCTGGGGCTGAACGAGGATCTGATCGAGGCCATCGCCCTGGGCCATGACATCGGACACCCGCCGTTCGGGCATGAGGGAGAGCATGTTCTCTCCGAACTCTGTCGGGCCGGGGGCATCGGCCATTTCTGCCATAATGTGCAGAGTGTTCAGTTTCTGGACCGGGTGGAGCGCAAAGGCCGGGGGTGGAATCTCTGCCTTCAGACCCTGGACGGCATCCTCTGTCATGACGGAGAGGTGCATAACCAAAGGCTGACGCCGGAATGGAAAAAGACGTTTGATACCCTTGATGCGGAGATTTCGGGCAAGACGTCCGACCCGGAAAAGGTGCTGACGCCCATGACGATGGAAGGGTGCGTGGTGCGGCTTTCCGATACCGTGGCCTATATCGGGCGGGATATTGAAGATGCCATCCGGCTGAACCTGATCCGGCGCTCCGATCTGCCGGTGGAAAGCACCGCGCTCCTGGGGGATACCAACGGAAAGATCGTCTACAACCTGGTGACGGACATCATTCGGACAAGCTTCCGGCAGCCCTGTGTCGCTTTCAGCCGGGAGGTTTCAGAGGCTCTGAAGCGGCTGAAGCAGTTCAACTATGAGCGCATTTACCTCAATCCGAGGATCAAACAGCAGTCAGATGTGATTCATCGCCTTTTTGAGATGCTGTTTGAACGGTATCTTACAGATCTTCGCCGGACAAACCGGGATTCGGTCATTTTTACCCATTTTCTTGAAAATATGGCCGGAACCTATATGGAAGCACACGCCAATGAAGAGATTGTCCGGGACTTTATCGCCGGCATGACGGACAG